The Syngnathus acus chromosome 12, fSynAcu1.2, whole genome shotgun sequence genome contains the following window.
CTAAACTCTATTTctctaaacaaatgaaaaatcataCACATGAGACTTATCAAGTTACATAATTTGATCAATATGATACACTAAACCTTCTTTGAGGGAACTTCTGTGAGGGAATCTTTCTTTGCACATTTAGTACTTAATCTATATCTATTTGTCATACTCCGGTGATAATTTACAAGTTGGTATGCCTTCTGTTAATCTACATATAACATCTGGGAAACAGATGAGCCTCGAAAACATGtgatttttaatcaaataattataaatgttTATTCCTCATACATTAAGAATATAGAACCAAGGTGTGTATTTTTCTAATAATTCCACGAGTGGCAAACAAAGATTACTTCCCACAAAAtacattcagttatttttttttccacatttgacAGTCGTAGCAAGAAGATACTCGTGAGAATGTCTCTATTTCAGCTGTTGCAgatttgatgacatcaccagTCATTAGTAGCTCTTAGCTAGTATAAACAAACTCTGTgtctagaatttttttttaaaggcaacaaagatttcattttgacatattTGCGCCAAAGTAGTCATAGTTAATTGGACTTCCTCCAACATTGTGGAAGAAATGTCTTCTTGCTCGTTAACATGCATTAGATTGATCACGTTAAAAAAACAGCTATACTGATTGTATACTCATTATCTAATGAGcctgtttgaaatgtttgctgttgctttAAATAGAGGCCATAGGTTTTCTGCATGAGAAGagataggaaaaaaaaaaaaaactgcaatggGCCAATGAAACATTGATGTGCTTAATGGGTTCATTCGGCATGACAAATTACTAACGACACTTCTATGTGTATTGTACAGTATAGTATAGCCGAATCTGAAAGAGTAAAGTATAAGTCATTATTAATGGATTCTCACAAAACTGTTAGCAGAGTCATAACATTAGAAGTAGCCAACAGTACTTCAAATTCCATGAAGtcacagcaaaaaataaaaaaaaacaattaacactgttagagtggtgctcactctaacgtatttttgcaagaaccacacgggagacagtatgccctttttaagcatttgcaaatggagagtcattcgtcgctgtgcgtacagcgatgatcgaatgaggtctgactcaggcctcttgcaagagcatttttattgagagaaacagggtgggggtgagagtggactggATGGAGTTGaagcccttgacctctagtcaaagcatagcagggggtgtcttacgacgttgtgtaggacgggacaagctaggttatttattacaggttacattccaacataatcatacgatcaagataatctgtaaaccctaacaaacACCAACAGTTATGTCACAgggatgtttttgtgtgcattttgttCATGCACAAATGCAGTGCTGGCACTAAAATACTGCCAACTCTTTGCACTCCGTCCTTGTCTTCTGCAGCTGTTGTCACGGTAACAGGAAGGCTGTAGCTGACTACTTTCTATATTACAGAGGTGGTGCAGGCATTATTGATCTACTCCATGAGGTCCTGGGGTGACAATAAAATATGGATTAGCATGTCAGGAGAGAACACCGCCCACCATATTTCCCAATGGTGGTTTATAAAACGTCTGCCTTACAGATGAGAAGTCTCGaacttgaatcttgaatctggCCCGattgtgcggagtttgcatttTCTCAGTGGGAGTTTGCAAGACCCCTGAAAAACACTCTGTAACTGTAATTCTTCTAATAATGCTTCGAAATATGCATATCTACGAGTAGCAAACAGCAAATATGCAGGGGGCGACTGTAGTTTTAAGTTGTAATAATCATAACAGCAAATAAGCGTAACTAGGCTGTATATCAataaatgcattattattattttttttattattagccACGCCCCTCAATGTTTCAACCTAAAGAAATATGCCATATTTGATAGACAGgaatataaatgaaatatttattggtTGTCCCTAGCTAACATGCTCTGCTGCCACTAATTACATGGGTGCAGGGGAGGAGTCAGTTAGGATAAATTTAGACTCAACTCGGTCACTATATTTAGACAATTTTTCAAcccttcaaatggtcagcaaCTTCAATGCTCGCCAAAAATTAGACGTTACAATCACTTAGGCATTGAtatcatgatgtcattttcagtcgataGCGagtgcaaaatggccacccacTCAAGTGGATAAAAACAAGCGAATTCTGCTATTTAACTCATAGTTCACAAatgcaataataatgataatattgTGTTTAGACTAGCTGGATCGCatagaacaggggtgtcaaactcatttttttcgcgggccggaTTGTactcatagcttctttcggagggccattatgactgtcagcccaaataaatggatgagcacctcatattatatacagtacaagctacaaaacaaactgacaaataactcgttttcaaatcagacgagtaaaaactggtcaaatattaaaaaaaaaaagaagagattattaaaagtgaagacaatttgtatttctagtaatgacatacgaatttgatgcacaatttgtcttcgcgggccacataaaacgaTGTAGCGGGCCGTAtccggcccccgggccttgagtttgatacaTGTGGCATAGAAGATTTTGTCAagacattttttcactttacttCCCTTTAAGTATTAGTTTACTTTTTCACAAGAGACTTTTTACACAGGTACCAGTGCTTCTATATATAAGCACGGAGTCGGACTTAATTTCAATTAAAGATACTTTTACCAGCAGTTGTGGCACCCATGCAGTAAGGCCAATTTAGCGGAAAAGGTTATAGCGCCCCCCGTGTCAGCCAGTGTTGACATTGAGGACTGTGTTTACCTGACAGTATTAGATCATATCACACTGTAGCCAccattgatgatgatgatgatgaggatgaggatgaaaCTCTTGAGTCTTTTTTGTGATCACGGTTCATTTAAATAAACCGACACGAGGATGATGTtgaggaggatgatgatgatgacaacgaATTGCCCAGCCTCTTCTGGCTGCAACGAAGCATGCCAGCATCCGCAGCGCTTGTAAAGGGCGCTTTGTGCATCCCTAATCCGTTGTGATGTCACAGCGCAGGAGGAGGGGCTTCGCTCTCTGCTTTAGCCCGACAACTTGTCGTCGTCTGGAGGGGCGAACCGAACCGCAGCAAGCCGACCGAGCGAGCTGGCACCGGGGGGAGGAGGTGGCAAGGATGCATCCGGCCTCTCCTCCACTGAAACGCAGGTAACACGATGGCCgactgtgtgttttgtgttacGTGTTTGTATAAGGCCTTGTTTTTACGACACCTGCCCGGATGCAAGCGTCTGGAGGCGCATCAAGACAGGTGACAGATTGTTCCTCTATTACATAACATTTCACCGAGATGAATGGTGGTTGATCCATCGGGAAAGATCACGTCATGTTATTTTACACAGTGCGTGCATTTCATTATACAATATTATGTTTGGGAGACGCTGtttgtctctcttttttttaatacccaGCTGCTCCTTCATTCCCATCGTGCTGCCAGATAAATGGCTTAGTTGAGCGCTGCTAACGTAAGAGAATCCTCAATGCAGTTGGAAGGGTTTGAAGCACTCGACAGTTTGACATCCATTCCGTGTGTTTCATGGATTTTGGAGATATGTAGTTGTTATTATGCAAACACGGTGCAAGAAacatgactgtgtgtgtgtctatgagAGAGGAGAAATGATGCATCAATTattaaaaggtaaaaaaatccTCATGAGTGATAACAGAGCaaatcaaatgatttttttactgGATATACCATTtacatctatctatctatctatctatctatctatctatctatctatctatctatctatctatctatctatctatctatctagggattttatatatatatatatatatatatatatatatatatatatatatatatatacatatacacacacacacacacacacacacacacacacacacacacacacacacacacacacacatacatgggTGGCACAGTGCACTCATAGGTTTGGAATTTTGTCCCAGAGTTCTGAAGTTTGAGATACAAATCTCTTGCGGTGTGGTTTACCGACTGTTTCCATGTTATCTCCAAGCTTGTGTAGTTATTCAGGCTTCCTTCCATCTTCtaaaattgtgcattttaacTTAATTCATAATCAGGTTTATTAAGGACACAATGGGCCCATAGAAGACTACAAaattaatacatacaataaaataatttaaaaaagtgcTGGGTTAGCTATTTCACCTAGTTTGGGTTACTTTTAAGTCAGtggtgaaaaaaatgcaattaaagtATATGTATCGTATGCTATAATCAGCTGTTTTCATTGGACTCAGACAGGCATTTCAGATAAGGTTCATGTTAGTGCAGTACAATATTTGATTCTGGCTTCGGGTGCAACTCTCGATTATGTGGGTCATTGTAACGTCACACAAGGCAGATATCACTTACGTAATGCATGATGTCTTTCTGTACTTCCATGTTTGCTTGATATTGCATAACAGTGTTCCCGCCATACCGAAAACCTTCAAATTTGAGGTGTCAAAttatactactactactactactaataataataataattaataataatagtaataatacaaccaaggttcagggtgtcccccgcctactgcccgatgaccgctgggataggctcaagCACGCCCACGACCCAAAGCGTTACATCGAgggatggataataataataataataataataataataataccaccctaaaattttaacttttgttttatcaGTGCATGTAAACGTTGTGGGTATCACTCAGATGTGTTTCGCTAAAGTGTTCTTTTTGCTAACCTTAATTGAGGTGTCTGCAATTATTTAGACGTTGTGCTTTTGTGACCTCCTGGATAGATTTGTAGCTGTGCTCTTGGGGTAATTTCTGTAGGCTGGCAACTCCTGGAAAGGTTCACCACTATTCCtaccatttgaaaataaaattacaaggAGTTAAACAGGTGATGGCTTTCAATTCCAGCCTTTTCTCCAGTGTCACTTACAACAAATTCACTTCACATTGTCTTTGTTCGACAAAAGCTAATTTTACTGAACAGATTTCACATTCCTGTAActgttttttcttgttgttgagGGGAGTATATGCCCAAGTAGCACGTGTGCTGTTGACAGTGGGTGTTTATCAGGAGTGGATTAGTGATTTAATGGGTTAGCAAATCCCCAACCCTGCAGCTTTCACTGCACCCTGACAGATGGAAGTGTAGCACTCTGCTCAAGGCCCAGCAGATCTACCGCTGCTCTGCTGGGCCATCTGCGGCTGGGCCAAGAACTCCTTACTGAGCCTCTCTCCAAGGTGCTTGGCGTCTCCCACAAAAACTCTGTGCAGGGAAGATCATGCAGCATTCTCCCAGTCGACCCTGGCAGCTGGTTGGATTTCAAATCCAACTTTGGGGACCTTATTAACCTCAGCCCTGGGTTCACCGTCTCCCTTTTCTCTATGTATTTGATTACTCAACTTCCGACCCCACCTTATGGTGATGGGCATCATATCGTCAGACGGCGATCAGTTTTCATGTTAATTTTAATCAGGTGAATACATCATTTAAACCTTTCCTCTCAATATTAAGCTATCATTACCCAGTGCAATTTTAGTTGCATACTGAGTTACTCGCTGGCAGTAGCTGCTTAGAACAAAAGCTCACGTGGGATCAGTCACGGGATGTCTGGAGCTGTATTGGTGGCGTGTAAGACGTAATTACTCCTTTTGAAAGAAGGACGGGGGTCAGAGTGGGAGTAAATTTTTAGTGTACTGTGTACACACTACAAACACAATATAAGGAACAATTACgtataataaattaataaaattaataaaatatattacattGAATATACAacttttttattgctttattaATGCGCATagacagtgcaaaaaaaataaagcaacatTTGCTGTAGACACACATTTTATAGCAGGTTCCTTAAGGGGTCAACACCATACATATGCCCAATGCAGCTTGTTTGTGAATtgcgaccaaaaaaaaaaaaaaaaaaagaaagcagacAACAAATCTTTTCCTACTAAAAGGCAATTACATTGGCGCCGGAATCATTTGTGACCACGTCATCATTATGCTGATGAGTTTCATGATATCATCTCTTCTGGACTGGCCCATGCAAATATCTTATTTTAAACTCACACTCAATTTCACAGTTActtaatacaataaataacaacaaagtGTCCTTCCAGACAGCCTATCGTGAAAAACCTTATGGTAGATTATTTTAAACAACGATTATAAAGGTAAGCCTTCATAACAAATGACGCTAGTTCTCAATCTGCACATTGGGTTCTTTTCTGGTTTTCCTTAATCAGTAAGATTGTGATCTCAGAACACACAGCAAAGGCTAGCAGAGGAAATAACTGATGGATACCCTGATAGCCTCATCATATTTAATCAGCCTCACAATTGGCCTTGTAACCACCAGGACACTTATTATCCAGATCACTGACCCATCCGTTGCTCTCTGTCACTTCTTATCCAACATCAGCAAAATATCCCTGTTTGTCTTCCCACCCTGACTCCTCTTTGACCTTTGGTTAAATTTACTTGAATAACCACAAGGGATCTCCAAACCTATGTCCTCAATCAATCAAGACCAGTTTTAGTCAGTGATTCTCACAGTACAGAAACATGCATGTAGGTTTCACTGAAGACTAAAATTTCCTACAAATATTAGTGGAGGTAGCTATGATGAAGGATTACCCCGTTACCTCCTTAAAAAGGTAAAGAATATGGGTGGAACGCAAGTCATTCTATCCCCTTTTCAGTGTGGCGTGAACAGCATTGGCaccaaaatgtctttgtctCCGGATGTTCTCTTCCGAGTACGTTGCCTTGACATGAGCgttaaaaatgtaacaattTAACACAACACTCTTGAAAAAAGTGTACGTTCAAATCGGATACACTTTTTCAAACTCTTACGAACGGACGCTTTTCCATTCTTTTTGTCTGATAATTTGTTCGTATTGTCTTCTGTCTCTGTTTCTGAAGGGTTTCCGTGTAAGTGAAAGGACtatgttttaaaaattggAGTCAAATCACCCCAGTAAAATGAGCCAGAAATATCCGGAGGAGGGAAGTGGAGAGATGGATGAGGAATGCCCTGGAGCTTCAGTTTCTCAGAGGACCAGGCAGAATAATGTTTCAGAGCCTGGGGAACCTCCATTACGTCGACCCTGGAGGCCATGTCAAATGCTCAGTCCAGATGGAGAGTTGAATCCACAtgaccatcatcatcaccatcaccaTCTTCAACCTCCTCATCATCACCACGCACCTGCAGGCCGTGGTGGTCCACAACGGCATCGCCGGCGTCCACCATCACTACAAGGTCAAGGGCAAAGTCAGGCTAATTTTTCTGGCTCTTTCCCAGAGGCTGTTCCCACCTATGAATGTCAAAATACCGAACCGCGTCCTGTCCACCAGCTTCGGCCCGCTGTCACCCGTTACCGCCGTCGTGGTGACCCAAATCCGAGACTCAAAGGTCAAAGACAGAGACCATTAATGAAGGAGATGCAGGAATCGTTAACCGTTTCAGACCACAGAGAAGGTCATACAGAAATGACACTTCAGAAAAACATGGCAGATGGTCTTTCTAAGGAAGAATTACAGGACAGAGGATCTCCTCACCTGACTCCTGTTGCTGTGGTTACCCCAACCCACCTCTCACCAGGACCAGTACGTCCTGACCTCAAACAAGACCTCCAAGAAAGTGGTGTTGACTGTAATAAAGAAGTGAAGGACAACGATAAGCCAGGACCTTTGGAGAATGGATCAGATCAGCACTCAAGCACGGATCCCTCTAGCTGCGCCTACGACAACCTACAGGCGGTTCAAGAAGGAAGAGCGGTATGTGTAGACAAAACGGTGGAAAATCAGGAGGAAGAGATGGATGCGCATGTTCTAGATGTTGAAGCTCAGGGGAGTGAAATCACTGATCTCTGCTCAGACACAGAAAGTGCTGCCTCACTTAGTAACGACGGACCTCTTCACAGCCCGCCGCCGCTCCAGTCCCCAACTCCACCATCATCTCCCGAAACACCGCTTTTCCCACAACTGGACCACTTCAGTGAGGAAGCCAGTATGAGTCCTCTGCCCGACAATGACATGCTGCCTGAAGATGACGATGAGTGCTCTGAATCACCCTTGGAATACTACCCCAAAACCTATGCAGACTTTTATACAGAGTCCCATCAAAAGTCTTACGTGGAACCGGTTGATAATTCAGAGACAAAATCCCATCCCAAATGCTTTCCAGAACCCTTTAAGACTTCCTATTCTGAAGCACTCAAAGAACCTCGCATGCAGTCTCATCAGAAGTCGGAGCCGTATGAGCCCCACCGTGAGCCATTTACCAGCCATAGACAGGAGAATGTCCAAAAAGCCTCCCCTTCCAAGGGCTCCCATCACGCACCAAGGCGAGGCAAAGAGCGAAGTTCCCACCCCTCTCAAGTGGACAGCTCTGTCGGCTGCCGGCTGCACCACTACGACGGTCAGTCTGATGGAGAGGGGGGCAGCGCTACTCAAAGCCCCATTCAGAAAACTATTCGGCAAGCAGATACACAGACAAAACACCCATCATCTGCGCTAAGCAGCTCAAGAGATGAGGTTGGTCTCTCAGCTGAAGAAGGTACAAAGGTTTCAGGAGATGCCATCAGCCTGGTAATAAAAGACATTAGGGAGGCCATTGAAGAGGTTAAGACCAAGACGATCCGCTCCCCTTATACACCT
Protein-coding sequences here:
- the LOC119131703 gene encoding amyloid-beta A4 precursor protein-binding family A member 1-like isoform X1; this encodes MSQKYPEEGSGEMDEECPGASVSQRTRQNNVSEPGEPPLRRPWRPCQMLSPDGELNPHDHHHHHHHLQPPHHHHAPAGRGGPQRHRRRPPSLQGQGQSQANFSGSFPEAVPTYECQNTEPRPVHQLRPAVTRYRRRGDPNPRLKGQRQRPLMKEMQESLTVSDHREGHTEMTLQKNMADGLSKEELQDRGSPHLTPVAVVTPTHLSPGPVRPDLKQDLQESGVDCNKEVKDNDKPGPLENGSDQHSSTDPSSCAYDNLQAVQEGRAVCVDKTVENQEEEMDAHVLDVEAQGSEITDLCSDTESAASLSNDGPLHSPPPLQSPTPPSSPETPLFPQLDHFSEEASMSPLPDNDMLPEDDDECSESPLEYYPKTYADFYTESHQKSYVEPVDNSETKSHPKCFPEPFKTSYSEALKEPRMQSHQKSEPYEPHREPFTSHRQENVQKASPSKGSHHAPRRGKERSSHPSQVDSSVGCRLHHYDGQSDGEGGSATQSPIQKTIRQADTQTKHPSSALSSSRDEVGLSAEEGTKVSGDAISLVIKDIREAIEEVKTKTIRSPYTPDQPVEPIWVMRQEISPTEEVDPLQMMAGRSVSRSPSQHASMSDQESGSPLNVESSRAGHSQQYREGQGHLSHQMDAAVQPHPYVQPQQQHYQQNQQHPSQQPPVQEFRRSLPQFPTFVDVPGPCDPDDLIDGIIFAATYLGCTHLLSERTPTKSARMQQAQEAMNRVRAAQKQAKNRKKSPDSDTPCTAEVDLFMSTQRIKVLNADTQESLMDLPLRTISYIADIGNMVVLMARGKMVRSRSAQENLEHTAEQTTMSNDDRRLYRMICHVFESEDAQLIAQSIGQSFSVAYQEFLRANGIDPEDLSQREYSDLLNTQDMYNDDLIHFSKSENCRDVYIEKQKGEILGVVIVESGWGSILPTVIIASMMHAGPAEKSGRLNIGDQIMTINGTSLVGLPLSTCQSIIKGLKSQCRIKMNIVRCPPVTMVLIRRPDLRYQLGFSVQNGIICSLMRGGIAERGGVRVGHRIIEINSQSVVATPHERIVQILSNAMGEIHMKTMPAAMYRLLTAQEQPVYI
- the LOC119131703 gene encoding amyloid-beta A4 precursor protein-binding family A member 1-like isoform X2, with product MSQKYPEEGSGEMDEECPGASVSQRTRQNNVSEPGEPPLRRPWRPCQMLSPDGELNPHDHHHHHHHLQPPHHHHAPAGRGGPQRHRRRPPSLQGQGQSQANFSGSFPEAVPTYECQNTEPRPVHQLRPAVTRYRRRGDPNPRLKGQRQRPLMKEMQESLTVSDHREGHTEMTLQKNMADGLSKEELQDRGSPHLTPVAVVTPTHLSPGPVRPDLKQDLQESGVDCNKEVKDNDKPGPLENGSDQHSSTDPSSCAYDNLQAVQEGRAVCVDKTVENQEEEMDAHVLDVEAQGSEITDLCSDTESAASLSNDGPLHSPPPLQSPTPPSSPETPLFPQLDHFSEEASMSPLPDNDMLPEDDDECSESPLEYYPKTYADFYTESHQKSYVEPVDNSETKSHPKCFPEPFKTSYSEALKEPRMQSHQKSEPYEPHREPFTSHRQENVQKASPSKGSHHAPRRGKERSSHPSQVDSSVGCRLHHYDGQSDGEGGSATQSPIQKTIRQADTQTKHPSSALSSSRDEVGLSAEEGTKVSGDAISLVIKDIREAIEEVKTKTIRSPYTPDQPVEPIWVMRQEISPTEEVDPLQMMAGRSVSRSPSQHASMSDQESGSPLNVESSRAGHSQQYREGQGHLSHQMDAAVQPHPYVQPQQQHYQQNQQHPSQQPPVQEFRRSLPQFPTFVDVPGPCDPDDLIDGIIFAATYLGCTHLLSERTPTKSARMQQAQEAMNRVRSPDSDTPCTAEVDLFMSTQRIKVLNADTQESLMDLPLRTISYIADIGNMVVLMARGKMVRSRSAQENLEHTAEQTTMSNDDRRLYRMICHVFESEDAQLIAQSIGQSFSVAYQEFLRANGIDPEDLSQREYSDLLNTQDMYNDDLIHFSKSENCRDVYIEKQKGEILGVVIVESGWGSILPTVIIASMMHAGPAEKSGRLNIGDQIMTINGTSLVGLPLSTCQSIIKGLKSQCRIKMNIVRCPPVTMVLIRRPDLRYQLGFSVQNGIICSLMRGGIAERGGVRVGHRIIEINSQSVVATPHERIVQILSNAMGEIHMKTMPAAMYRLLTAQEQPVYI